One Halobacterium sp. DL1 DNA window includes the following coding sequences:
- a CDS encoding peptidase, with the protein MSRSPSLPDRPTLDIDPESPPEEHLDALEDHFGEILAVHEQLQSQLDEVESRREELREEVNHLQTENETLKTASLYLATVEDLPSDGDAVIKQHGNNQEVLTELSPRLSDKLDVGDRVAINDSFSVQRVLDSETDARAQAMEVDQSPSVEYDDIGGLEEQLREVREAVEDPLVNPEKFEAVGVEPPSGVLLHGPPGTGKTMLAKAVANQTDATFIKMAGSELVRKFIGEGSRLVRDLFELADQNEPAIIFIDEIDAVAAKRTDSKTSGDAEVQRTMMQLLSEMDGFDERGDVRIIAATNRFDMLDSAILRPGRFDRLIEVPHPEVEARERILEIHAGEMNVAEDVDFSDLAEQTDGFSGAQLASLTTEAGMFAIRDDRQEVRREDFDDAFAKLVNEGEDGDLGPSYPSYIQ; encoded by the coding sequence GACCACTTCGGGGAGATTCTCGCAGTGCACGAGCAACTGCAGAGTCAACTCGACGAGGTCGAGTCGCGCCGGGAGGAGCTCCGCGAGGAGGTCAACCACCTCCAGACGGAGAACGAGACTCTGAAGACGGCGTCGCTGTACCTCGCCACCGTCGAGGACCTGCCCTCCGACGGTGACGCCGTCATCAAGCAACACGGCAACAACCAGGAGGTGTTGACGGAGCTGTCGCCGCGGCTCTCCGACAAGCTGGACGTCGGCGACCGGGTCGCAATCAACGACTCGTTCAGCGTTCAGCGCGTCCTCGACAGCGAGACGGACGCTCGCGCCCAGGCGATGGAGGTCGACCAGTCCCCGAGCGTTGAGTACGACGACATCGGCGGCCTCGAGGAGCAGCTCCGCGAGGTCCGGGAGGCCGTCGAGGACCCCCTCGTCAACCCCGAGAAGTTCGAGGCCGTCGGCGTCGAACCGCCGAGCGGCGTCCTGCTCCACGGGCCGCCCGGCACCGGGAAGACGATGCTCGCGAAGGCCGTCGCGAACCAGACCGACGCGACGTTCATCAAGATGGCCGGCAGCGAGCTCGTCCGGAAGTTCATCGGCGAGGGCTCCCGGCTGGTCCGGGACCTCTTCGAGCTTGCCGACCAGAACGAGCCTGCCATCATCTTCATCGACGAGATCGACGCCGTCGCCGCCAAGCGCACGGACTCCAAGACGAGCGGCGACGCGGAGGTCCAGCGCACGATGATGCAGCTGCTCAGCGAGATGGACGGCTTCGATGAGCGCGGCGACGTCCGCATCATCGCCGCGACCAACCGCTTCGACATGCTCGACTCCGCAATCCTGCGCCCGGGCCGCTTCGACCGCCTCATCGAGGTCCCCCACCCCGAGGTCGAGGCTCGCGAGCGCATCCTCGAGATCCACGCCGGCGAGATGAACGTCGCCGAGGACGTCGACTTCTCGGACCTCGCGGAGCAGACCGACGGCTTCTCCGGCGCACAACTCGCCAGCCTCACGACCGAGGCCGGGATGTTCGCCATCCGCGACGACCGCCAGGAGGTCCGCCGGGAGGACTTCGACGACGCCTTCGCGAAGCTCGTCAACGAGGGCGAGGACGGCGACCTCGGCCCGAGCTACCCGAGCTACATCCAGTAG